The Pseudoalteromonas tunicata genome segment TCAGGTGTTACTATCGCTTATAAAGCTTACAAAGCCTCACTTAATGGTAAAGAAGCACCTGTGATCGATGGTTTAACTGGCGATCAGCGTTTCTTTATGGGTTATGCACAAATTTGGCGTTCAAAAATTGTTGAGCCATCGCTACGTAACCGTGTTGCAACCGATCCGCATTCACCTGGTGAATTTAGAGCGTTAGGATCATTATCAAATATGCCTGAGTTTTATAAAGCATTTGATTTGAAACCAGGTGATAAAATGTACCTAGCTGAAGATCAACGTGTGAAAATTTGGTAAGATATTCAAGGGTATAAAATTATCTTTGTGAACTTTCAACACCCAGCCTAGCACTGGGTGTTTTTATTTGCACCGCAACCGCTAAGAGCTAGATAGTAAATAAACTCATCACTGGGCAAAACTCTTTTTCTGGCAGCAATGTTGTCGTTACCAGTGTTGGATTAAGTTACAATAGGTTCAATATTGACACGTCAATCCGCCTTATTAGCTTTGAAAATTTTTGGCGAGCGATGAAAAAGTTAACTATGTACTTTTAATTCTATGTGCTGGTGAAGCGCTAATCTTGGATTTAAGTGAAATATTAAATTCACTGGTCGCAAAATTTGAATGATATTTGATTTTTCATCTAAGCTTTTCTAGTAACAAAACGTATGAAGGGATGCTGTTTGGCTATTTATTTTCGCAGTGCACGCATGATTGCAACCTTATTGCTTCTTTTTGGCTGCTTTTTCGTCCACGCTTTAGGGCAAGGCGCTTTAGGCTGCAAAAAAACGTTAAAATTGGGTGTAGGTGAGCCTTGGCCTCCTTTTGTGTTCGGAGGGCCAAATAACTTTAGCGGCATTGATATTGATATTACGCGACTGGTATTTAGTAAACTGAATTATTGTCTCGAGTTTATTAAATTGCCATCTTCTGCACGAGGCTTACAAGAGTTAAAAAAAGGTGAAATTGACTTTTTAAATGCTGCAAGCTTCAACGAGGATCGCGCCACTATTGGGCTGTATTCGATACCTTATCGCTCCGAGGCTATGCGTATTTTTTATCATGTTAAAAATAAGCAAAAGTTTAGGCAGCAAACTTTATATGATTTACTCCATCAAGATTTTATAGGAGTCGTTAATTTAGGCGCTTATTATGGTCCTGAATTTGAGGCTATTGTGGCCGAAAACACATTTTCAAAACAAATTACCAGTGTACCGAGTGTTGAACAAAGAATGAAAATGCTTGAACAACACCATGTTGATTTTGTGATTGAAGATATTATTCCTGGTCGCTATTACATTCAGCAAAAACAAAAGTTTAATATCGAAATGCTCCCAATTGTAGTGCACGATAATCCGATTTATTTCTTGTTTAGTCGTAAAACGATTTCACAAGAACAAGTGAATCAATTAAATCAAGTGATCATGCAGTCACAAGCAGATATTGATGCTGTGGTTGATAATTATATTTTTTGATTCGGGGGGCTGTGGTAGTTTGTTAGCCCTCAACCCCAGCCCTTTACTTTATTGTTCGGTTTTTTATGAAATCCCTCGACTCGCAATTAGCACATTATTTTGGTTTTAATGAATTTCGCCAAGGTCAGTTTGAAACAATAAGCACTTTGCTGGCACAGCGTTCAGCATTAGCAATTTTCCCTACCGGTTCAGGGAAATCACTTTGTTATCAACTTAGCGCATTATTATTACCTCACTTGACCTTAGTGGTTTCCCCATTAATTGCTTTAATGCACGATCAATTACATTTTTTGCAAAGTAAGGGGGTTGCTGCCGCGAGCCTAGATTCAACCCTAAACGCAGATGAAAGTCGTGACGTGATGGCTAAAGTGCAAAAAGGTGAAATCAAAATATTAATGGTCTCGGTCGAACGTTTTAAGAATGAACGATTTCGCCAGTTTTTAGCGGGATTAAAAATCTCAATGCTGGTGGTTGATGAAGCGCACTGTATTTCTGAATGGGGTCATAACTTTCGCCCTGATTACTTGAAACTTCCTCAATATCGCGAGCAATTAGCAATCCCTTTGGTTTTATTATTAACCGCAACGGCAACTAAAAAAGTAAAGCTTGATATGGCAAAGCGTTTTGCGATTGAGCCAACTGATATTATTCAAACTGGGTTTTATCGACAAAATTTAGCGCTAAGTGTATTACCAGTATTAGAATATGCTAAAAACACCGTATTAATCGAACAAATTCGACAACAACGTGGTGCAGGCATTGTGTATGTTACGTTACAAAAAACCGCCATGGAGGTTGCACAATTACTGCAATCGGCCAATGTAAATGCAGTTGCTTATCATGCTGGTTTAGATGATGAAGTTCGAGGTCATATTCTACGCGATTTTATGGCCAATAAAATAGACGTTGTGGTAGCTACTATTGCATTTGGGATGGGGGTAGATAAAGCCAATATTCGGTTTGTGATCCATTATGACTTACCTAAATCAATTGAAAACTATAGCCAAGAAATAGGCCGAGCAGGGCGTGATGGTCAATCAAGTCAATGTATTACGCTTGCTAATTTAGATGGCATTAATGTAGTTGAAAATTTTGTTTATGGCGATACACCAGAGCCAGATAGCATAGCTAAACTAATTGAATTGCTTAAAACCACGACTATTCAAGGAGTTTGGGAGCTACAAGATAATCCATTAGCCAGTGAAACCAATATTCGTCTTTTACCTCTGAAAACGCTTTTGGTTCAGTTAGAATTAAAAGGCGTCATTACAGCAAAATACTCTTATTTTGCTGATTTCAAATATAAGTTACTTGTTGAGAAACAGCAGTTGCTAAATCAGTTTGATCCCGAGCGGCAAGCTTTTCTTGTGATGATTTTAAGTTATACCCAATTTAAAAAAGTGTGGGGAACACTAGACTTTGTTCAGCTACTGAATGAGCCAAATATAGAACGGGAGCGAGTGGTGAATGCTCTTGATTATTTGCATCAACAGCAACTTATTGAACTCGAAACTAAAAAAATAACCCATGTTTATCAGGTTAATCAACAAGCTTTAGCCGATCCAAATTTGGTAAATGAGTTGATTCGTTATTTTAATGAAAAAGAGCAAGCAGAAATTAAGCGCATTGCTGCTTTAGTGCGATTTTTTCAACTCGATAAATGCTTAAGTGCTAACTTAGCGCGTTATTTTGATGATCAGCAAGCGCCAGCACAATGTAATACATGTTCGGTGTGTCTCGGTAGCGTAGCTACTTTGGCTTACTCTTCGCATCCTGAGTTACCCAATGATGACATCCTAATAAGATATTTACATGAGTTAAAACAGCTTTGTAAGAGTAAGGTTAATCAGCCACTTAGTGATAAAAGCTATGCCCGATTTTTAGCCGGGATCACAACACCGTTATTTACCCGCCTTAAAGTGAGGCAACTCGCAGGATTTGCCAGCTGTGAGTCAATCCGATTTGCAGACTTAGTACAAAAAGTTTCAACATTGCAGCTAAATGAATTTTAGCTGCATACCCAACGATTTTGGCTTAGTGTAAATTTAAAACCGTTGTTTGCTAAAATCTCCGTCAGCTATAAACCAGTTATAAGGTGGCTATACAGAGTTGCTCTTTAGCCATTTATCACCAAATTGGTAAATCGCAAGGCCAGTCATAATACAACTCGCTCCTATGATAAGTTTAAGCGTGATGGTTTCGTTATTAAGCCATGCGCCTAAGGTCATCGCAAGTACAGGCGTAAGTAAAGTGATTAAGGCAACAGTACTCGCTGCTAATTTTTGTAAGATATGAAAATAGGCTAAAAAACCAATTAACGAACCAAAAATGCCAAGATAAATAATCGCCCAAATTGATTTTACTTGCCAATGCTCGACGTTCAATTGGCCATCAAATAGCCACCAGGCGAGCAAAAATATAGGAGTTGATACACTTAATGCGCCGACGGTGGTGGCCATTGGATGAATAGTTAGAGAAATGCTTTTTACCATCACCGCACTTAAGCTAAAAAACATCACTGCAGTTAAAATAAGTAATAAACCTATCCAGCTGTCTTGGTGTAATTTAATGTGATCACTACACACAATAGCTAAACCAACAAAACATAGCGCTAATGCAAGTTTTTTAATACCGCTAAATTTGGGTTCTGCAAGAAACTTTTGCGCAAGTAATCCTGAAAAGATAGGTGTCAAGCCAAACATAAGTGACATCATGCCAGAACTGATATAGCGAGCAGCCAAATAGCTTAATAACATCCCCCCAACAATACCTATGCTAGAACTGTAATAAAGTTTTCGCGCTTGTCGATGCCATGGTAGGTTGATTTTAGTTAGTAAAATAATAATTGCCCCTAGAACAAGCGCAATTAACATACGCAATAATACCGCAAGTGTTGGGCTGACAGAGCTACTGCTCCAGACTATGCCTAAAGGTGTGGTTGACCAAATAAGTACGACAGCGAGGTACGCCAATGGCACTGGCATGGGAGCTCCAATTTATTGAACACAAAGGGGGAGATGGATAGTGGCGTTGACACTGTGAGTTGTCAACGGTCAAGATTAAAAATAACCTTGGCTACTTAACCGATTATTGAAGTTAGCGAATGGGAGGATAAAAGGTTAGGGACAATTACACATTTTCAAACCCCATGGGCATGCTCTTTTTTAAATACATTACTTCTATACCAAGTTGCTAATATTGATATCCCCTTTGCGCATGGAGGTCTTACACTCCAGCCGGCTTTTAATGGTAAGTATTGCTGCGCGGAATATTTAGGGCCGCTAGTTGCGCCTAAAAACTTAATCGAAATACCGGCATTGTTAGGATTGAGTTTTACCTGATGAAATCCATTCATTACATTACTTTGGTAACTGAAATCTTATATTGCATTGGAAACCAGCTTTATCACCTTATCTAGCAAAAACACTAAAATATTTGGCTTTATGCCCAGCATTATTGTGAAAATGGATATTACATAAATTCAGTTTATTGTTAGGTGGAGCAAGACTGAAATAACGCTCATTAGTACGTGCCTTGCCGTCGGTATTAGAGGGTCATATCCTTCACTGCTTTCGCTGGCAAGAATTGAAAATGAAACGTTGTTTATAAATAATGTCAGTATCAATACATTTTTTATATTTGAATCCAATCTTGTCGCAGAATAAAAAGAAAAATGATGTGAAATAATACTCAAGCTCAGTTGGGGTTATTGATATCTACGACTGTCTGACGACGACAAGGGCATGGCTTAATTGAATTTAATAACAAGCAAAGGTTGCTTATTAATGGCACTGAAATTATAATCGTTGCAATTCTGACGCGGGATGGAGCAGCCTGGTAGCTCGTCGGGCTCATAACCCGAAGGTCGTCGGTTCAAATCCGGCTCCCGCAACCAGTTACTTTTCAGTAACTTAAAGCGTATTACTCAGTTAATGCGCTTTTGTTTTATGAGTCATTATTGACTTAATTGGTTTAGAATTGAAACCTTTTACCAGGTTCGGCCGTTGGCCACACAGTTATATGTTTTAGGTGTGACGCCCCGCTTGGTACGGGGCGTTTTTGTTTCTAAACCTAACTAAGATTCTAGGGCTATGTGCCCTTTTTTTGTTTGTATGGAGGATTTCTGTGACTAAGCTCGAGCAAGATATTATTGCAATGTTAGAGCCTGCAGTAGAAGCGTTAGGCTTTGAATTACTAGGGCTTGAAGTAGTGCAAGCAGGTCGAGATTCAACATTGCGACTGTATATTGATCATGCAAATGGAATAAATGTTGATAATTGTGCGGATGTGAGTCGTCAAGTTAGCGCTATTCTAGATGTCGAAGATCCAATTACAAATGAATATAACTTGGAAGTTTCTTCTCCTGGTTTGGACCGTCCATTATTCAAACCAGAACACTTTATAAAAGCGCAAGGCGAAGAAATTCGTTTAAGAACAAAGCTTCCGCAAGATGGCCGCCGTAATTTTAAAGGCGACCTAATTTTACTTGATGGTGATATGTTAACGCTAAGAATTGATAACAAAGACGTCATGGTCATGTTAGGCAATGTCGAAAAAGCAAACATTATCGCTAAATTTTAATTCGAGTGCGAAAGGAACAGGGCAAGCGAGGCATTACATATGGCAAAAGAGATATTATTGGTAGCAGAAGCTGTCTCCAATGAGAAAGCGGTTCCAAAAGAAAAAATATTCGAAGCGTTAGAGTTTGCACTAGCAACAGCGACTAAGAAAAAACATGATGGCGACATCGATGTACGCGTTTGTATAGACCGTAAAACCGGTGCATATGATACTTTTCGTCGTTGGCAAATCGTTGAGGATCGCGAAGGCGGTCTTGAAAATCCTTATCGTGAAATTACAATTGAAGCAGCTGTTTACGATGACCCTAATGCTAAATTAGGTGATTTTATTGAAGAGCAAATCGAGTCAATTAAATTTGACCGTATTACGACTCAAACCGCAAAACAAGTGATCGTACAAAAAGTACGTGAAGCTGAGCGTGCATTAATCGTAGAAGCATATCAAGATCAAGAAGGCGAAATGGTCACTGGCGTGGTGAAAAAAGCCAGCCGTGAAGCGATTGTTTTAGATTTAGGTAATAATGCTGAAGCTGTGATTTATCGTGATGATATGTTACCACGCGAAAATTTCCGTCCTGGCGATCGTATTCGCGGTTTATTATATTCAGTTAAACCAGAGGCACGTGGTGCACAATTATTTGTGACTCGTTCTAAGCCTGAAATGTTAATTGAATTATTCCGCATTGAAGTACCGGAAATTGGCGAAGAAATGATTGAGATCCGTGGTGCTGCCCGTGATCCTGGTTCTCGCGCTAAAATCGCAGTAAAATCAAACGACAAGCGTATTGACCCAGTGGGTGCATGCGTTGGTATGCGTGGCGCACGTGTGCAAGCCGTATCAACTGAGCTTGGCGGTGAGCGTATTGATATCGTGCTTTATGATGATAATCCAGCGCAGTTTGTTATCAATGCGATGGCACCTGCTGAAGTTGCATCGATTGTAATGGATGAAGATTCACGTTCGATGGATATCGCTGTTGAATCTGACAATTTAGCACAAGCAATCGGTCGTAATGGTCAAAATGTTCGTTTAGCAAGTCAATTGACTGGCTGGGAATTGAACGTAATGACAGTTGATGACATGAATAAGAAAAATCAAGAAGAGTCAGGTAAAGCAATCAAAGTCTTCACTGAAGGTTTGGATATTGACGAAGATTTCGCGCAATTACTTATTGACGAAGGCTTCTCAACACTTGAAGAAGTGGCTTATGTACCAACTTCTGAGTTTTTAGAAATTGATGGTATTGATGAAGATACAGTTGAAGAGCTTCGTGCACGCGCTAAAGCATCTTTAACAACACAAGCGCTAGCTTCTGAAGAATCGCTAGAAGGTGCTACACCTGCTGCCGATTTACTAGCACTTGAAGGTCTTGAAAGACACTTAGCCTTTGTTTTAGCAAGTAAAGGTGTTGTAACACTTGAAGACCTAGCTGAGCAAGGTATTGACGAGTTAGTTGATATTACAGAACTTTCTTCTGAGAAAGCAGGCGAGCTAATTATGGCCGCACGTAATATTTGCTGGTTTGGCGACGAATAATTTATTGACGGAGGTAACAAATACGATGGCAGATGTAAGCATTGAAAAGCTAGCCAGTGACATAGGTACAACGGTTGATAAATTAGTCCAACAGTTTGCTGAAGCAGGAATAAACAAGTCTGCAAGTTCACAAGTAAGTGAGTCGGAAAAGACCGAATTACTGGATCATTTAAATAAGCAACATGGCGGAGTAGGTACAAATGAACCTGCACGCATGACTTTACAACGCAAAAGCAAAAGCACATTGAGTGTTGGCGGAGCGGGTAAAGGTAAGTCTGTTCAAGTTGAAGTACGTAAAAAACGTACTTATGTAAAGAAAAGTTCATTGGAAGAAGAGCAGCAACTTGAGCAAGCTAAACAAGAAGCGGAGCGTTTAGCAAAAGAAGCTGAACTTAAACACAAGCAACAAGAAGCAGAGCGTCAAGCGAAAGAAGCTGCAGAGCGTCAGGCAAAAGAAGAAGCTGAACGTAAAGCGGCAGAAGCAAAACGCGTTGCCCAAGAGAAAGCAAAGAATAACGTGACTACTCAAAAAGTTGACAAAGAGCGTTCGGCTCAAGATAAACTCGAGGCGGAGCGTTTGAAGCGTGAAGCTGAAGAAGCCACTCGCCAAAAACTTGAATTGGAAGCTAAACGCGTAGCTGAAGAAGCACGTATTTTGGCAGAGCAAAATGAAGGGCGTTGGAAACAAGAAGATGAAGAGCGCAAAAAGCGTGAAGAATCGTCTGACTTCCATTTAACTACATCGACTACAGCACGTGCTGCAGAAGATGAGTCTGACATGAAAGAAGAGAAATTTGCTCGTCGCCGTAAGAAGAAAAAATCGGCGGAAGAGAAAGAGCCACCACGTGTTGGTAAAGGCCGTAAAGGTAAATTAAAGGCTCCACAGTCGTTACAGCATGGTTTCCAAAAACCAACTGCAGAAGTATTACGCGAAGTACGCATCAGTGAAACAATCACAGTTGCAGAGCTTGCTTCTCGTATGGCTGTTAAAGGCGCTGAAGTTGTTAAAACAATGATGAAAATGGGTGACATGGTTACAATTAACCAAGTTATTGACCAAGAAACAGCACAATTAGTTGCTGAAGAAATGGGCCACAAAGTTGTTTTAGTGAAAGAAAATGAACTTGAAGTAAACGTTCTTGCAGATCGTGGTGACGAAGGCAAACAAGAGTCTCGTGCACCAGTAGTAACTGTAATGGGCCACGTTGACCATGGTAAAACATCAACACTTGATTACATTCGTAAAGCGAAAGTAGCGTCAGGTGAAGCGGGTGGTATCACTCAGCACATTGGTGCTTATCATGTTGAAATCGGCAAAGGAATGATTACTTTCCTTGATACTCCAGGTCACGCCGCGTTTACATCAATGCGTGCTCGTGGTGCTAAAGCGACAGATATCGTTGTTCTTGTAGTTGCAGCAGACGATGGTGTAATGCCACAAACAATCGAAGCAATCCAGCATGCAAAAGCTGCTGAAGTGCCATTAATTGTTGCTGTAAACAAAATGGACAAAGAGGGTGCAGACCCAGATCGCGTTAAAAATGAATTATCGCAACACGGTGTTATTTCTGAAGAGTGGGGCGGCGATGTTCAGTTCGTTCACATTTCAGCAAAAACCGGTGAAAACATCGATGAATTACTTAATGCAATCCTAATGCAAGCTGAAGTTTTAGAACTAACAGCTGACCATTCAGGTATGGCATCAGGTGTTGTTATTGAATCTCGTCTTGATAAAGGCCGTGGTCCAGTTGCATCTATCCTTGTTCAATCAGGTACGTTACGTCAAGGCGACATCGTTTTATGTGGTTTTGAATACGGCCGTGTTCGTGCAATGCGCGATGAGAATGGTAAGCCAATTGAATCTGCAGGCCCGTCAATTCCAGTTGAAGTATTAGGCTTGTCAGGCGTACCGTCTGCAGGTGATGAAGCAACTGTAGTTAAAGATGAGCGTAAAGCACGTGAAGTAGCATTATATCGTCAAGGTAAATTCCGTGATGTGAAACTTGCTCGTCAACAGAAATCTAAACTTGAAAACATGTTTGCTAACATGACCGAAGGTGATGTTTCTGAAGTGAACGTGGTACTTAAAGCCGACGTACAAGGTTCTGTAGAAGCAATCAACGATGCATTATTAAAACTTTCTACTGATGAAGTAAAAGTTAAAATCGTTGGTAGCGGTGTTGGTGCTATCACTGAAACTGATGCAACACTTGCTGCTGCATCAAACGCGATTGTAGTTGGCTTTAACGTTCGTGCTGATGCATCTGCACGTAAAGTGATTGACAGCGAAAGCTTAGATTTACGTTACTACAGTGTTATCTATAACTTGATTGACGAAGTTAAGTCTGCGATGTCAGGTATGTTAGCGCCAGAGTTTAAACAGCAAATCATTGGTTTAGCTGAAGTACGTGATGTATTTAAATCACCAAAAATTGGTGCCATTGCAGGTTGTATGGTGACCGAAGGTAACATTAAACGTAATAATCCAATTCGTGTATTACGTGATAACGTGGTTATCTATGAAGGTGAGCTTGAGTCATTACGTCGTTTCAAAGATGATGTACAAGAAGTGCGTAACGGCATGGAATGTGGTATCGGCGTGAAAAACTACAACGATGTTCGAGTGGGCGACCAAATCGAAGTATTCGAAATTATTGAAATTCAACGCACTCTATAACCTGTTGAATCAAAATAATTAATTTTAATGGGGGCTTCAGCCCCCATTAGTGTTTTAACTTGTAAGCCTATTCGGGCTTATGATAACTATTCAAAGTGGTGAAAATGAGAGATTTTTCTCGTACTGATCGCGTAGGCCAGCAAATTCAAAAAGAAATTGCAGTGATCCTACAAAGAGAAATAAAAGATCCTCGTCTAGGAATGGCAACAGTATCTGCTGTTGAGGTTTCAAGAGATTTAGCTTATGCCAAAATATTTGTAACAATCCTTAATACTCAAGACGAAGATAAATCGAATGAGAGCATTGCAATTTTAAATGAAGCTACGGGTTTTATCCGTTCTTTATTAGGCAAGCGTATCCGCGCTCGTATCATGCCTAATTTAAAATTTGTATTAGATCGTTCGTTACTAGAAGGCATGCATATGTCTAATTTAGTAGATAAAGTGATCCGCGAAGACAAGCTCAAACGTGGTCCAGAAGCGAGTCAAGAAGACGAAGAATAATGGCAAAAAAACCAAAAGGCCGTCCACTTGACGGCATTTTTTTACTCGATAAATCAATAGGCCTATCATCGAATAAAGCCTTACAGCAGCTAAAGCACCTATATGGCGCACAAAAAGCTGGGCATACTGGTGCACTCGACCCTTTAGCAACAGGTATGTTGCCAATTTGTTTTGGTGAAGCGACTAAGTTCTCGCAATTTTTACTCGATACCGATAAAACTTATGTGGTTAGAGCGAAATTAGGTGTTAGAACTACTACGTCTGATTCTGACGGCGAAGTGGTATCCGAAAAGCCGGTATTAATTACGCAAACACAACTTGAAAGTGCTGTTGCAGGCTTCCTTGGTACCACTGATCAATATCCATCCATGTATTCGGCTTTAAAATATCAAGGGCAACCTTTATATAAATATGCCCGCGAAGGGATTGAAGTACCAAGAAAGTGCCGAAAAATAACGGTATTTAGCTTAACGCTTGACGAATATGATGACATCAATCAAGAAGTACAACTTACTGCACATGTGAGCAAGGGTACGTATATCCGTACTATTATCGATGATTTGGGTGAAGTTTTAGGCTGTGGTGCTCATGTGATTATGTTACATCGTAGCGCAGTTGGTCATTACCCAGCATCGCAAATGATGTCTCTGGCGGATTTAGAAGCCAAACTGTTGGCGCAAAATTTAGCGGGTACTGAAGCCCATGGCTTTTTAGATACTTTATTGTTGCCAATGGACAGTGCACTTGTTGCATTGCCAGAAGTCATTATTACGACAGAGCAAGAAGTTGCTTTTAAAAATGGCCAAACATCTGACATGGCAAATCTGCCGGAAGGTGTTTTTCGAGTTGTAGTGGCGCCTGATATGCGTTTTATTGGTATTGGTGAGCGCAATGAGCTGGGTCAGTTGAAATCGAAGCGCGGTTTATCGACTCATCAACCTAATGATGATTCGGCCGTAAGCTAACGGTTTTTTCTTGTAGATTGTTTATTTTCTGGTAGAATTCGCCAGCTTAATCGTTTTGGCTGAATTAGTGATCGGCTAAAGCATCTTTTAAATTTATTTTTGGAGTCATTATGTCACTAAGTACTCAACAAAAAGCTGAAATTCTAGCTAAATTCGCACGCGCTGAAGGCGACACTGGTTCACCTGAAGTTCAAGTTGCACTTTTAACTTTCGATATCAACAAGTTACAAGGTCACTTTGCTGATCACAAGCACGATTTCCATTCTCGTCGTGGTCTATTACGCAAAGTTAGCCAACGTCGTAAACTTCTTGATTATTTAAAGCGTAAAGATTTAGCTCGTTACACAAGCTTAATCGCTGAGCTTGGCTTACGTCGCTAAGAAATTGATTATAAAAAAGGGGCTTTTAGCCCCTTTTTTTTATGCTAATCATCGACCATAATGGCGTTGGTACAGTATACTACAGGTCGAAATGGTACCAATTGTAGTAGTCAATTGCTCTTAGCCTTGATTTTAAAGGGAAAAGTACAATTCACTACTGTAATTGGTATTTCGATAAACAAAAGAAAGACATATGAAGGAATAATTCATTGCAAGCTATTATTAAAAAATTCCAATTAGGACAGCACACAGTAACGTTAGAAACGGGCGCTATCGCGCGTCAAGCTGATGCAGCAGTTCTTGCTAGCATCGGTGATACATCAGTATTAATTACTGTTGTAGGTAAAAAAGAAGCAGCACCAGGTCAAGATTTTTTCCCACTAACAGTTAACTATCAAGAGCGTATGTACGCTGCTGGTCGTATCCCTGGTGGTTTCTTAAAGCGTGAAGGCCGTCCAAGCGACGCAGAAACGTTAATCGCACGTTTAATTGACCGTCCAATTCGTCCATTATTTCCAGATGGTTTTGTTAACGAAGTTCAAGTTATTGCGACTGTTGTGTCGTTTAACCCAGAAATCCAACCAGATATCGTTACATTAATCGGTACTTCTGCCGCACTTGCTATTTCAGGTATTCCATTTAATGGTCCAGTAGGTGCATCACGCGTTGGTTATATTAATGGTCAATACGTATTAAACCCATCTGTAAAAGAGCTTGAAGAAAGCCAACTAGACTTAGTTGTTGCTGGTACTGAAAATGCAGTATTAATGGTTGAATCAGAAGCTAATATTCTTTCTGAAGATGTAATGCTTGGTGCCGTTATGTATGGTCATGAGCAAATGCAATCGATCATTACAGCTGTTGCTGAATTCAAAGCTGAAGCTGGCAAACCAACATGGAACTGGTCTGCACCAGAGAAAAATGTTGATTTAGCAACTCAAATTGCAAATATCGCTGAAGCAAAAATCGGTGCTGCTTATCTAATTACAGATAAAGTTGCACGTAAAGATGCATTATCTGCAGCAAAAGCTGAAGTAGTTGAAACGTTAACAGCTCAACTTGCTGAAGGCGAAAGCTTAGATAAAAACGAAGTGGGTGATTTATTTGGTTCACTTGAAAAAACTATCGTTCGTGGCCGTATCATTGCTGGTGAAAAACGTATCGATGGTCGTGAACCAGATATGATCCGCGCGTTAGATGTGATGACGGGTGTATTACCACGTACTCATGGTTCTGCAATTTTTACGCGTGGTGAAACACAAGCATTAGTAACAGCAACACTTGGTACAGAGCGTGATTCACAAATGTTAGATGCGCTTTCTGGGACATCGAACAGCCGTTTTATGTTGCATTACAACTTCCCTCCATTCTGTGTAGGTGAAACAGGTTTTGTAGGCTCAC includes the following:
- a CDS encoding substrate-binding periplasmic protein translates to MAIYFRSARMIATLLLLFGCFFVHALGQGALGCKKTLKLGVGEPWPPFVFGGPNNFSGIDIDITRLVFSKLNYCLEFIKLPSSARGLQELKKGEIDFLNAASFNEDRATIGLYSIPYRSEAMRIFYHVKNKQKFRQQTLYDLLHQDFIGVVNLGAYYGPEFEAIVAENTFSKQITSVPSVEQRMKMLEQHHVDFVIEDIIPGRYYIQQKQKFNIEMLPIVVHDNPIYFLFSRKTISQEQVNQLNQVIMQSQADIDAVVDNYIF
- the rimP gene encoding ribosome maturation factor RimP, which encodes MTKLEQDIIAMLEPAVEALGFELLGLEVVQAGRDSTLRLYIDHANGINVDNCADVSRQVSAILDVEDPITNEYNLEVSSPGLDRPLFKPEHFIKAQGEEIRLRTKLPQDGRRNFKGDLILLDGDMLTLRIDNKDVMVMLGNVEKANIIAKF
- a CDS encoding ATP-dependent DNA helicase RecQ, whose protein sequence is MKSLDSQLAHYFGFNEFRQGQFETISTLLAQRSALAIFPTGSGKSLCYQLSALLLPHLTLVVSPLIALMHDQLHFLQSKGVAAASLDSTLNADESRDVMAKVQKGEIKILMVSVERFKNERFRQFLAGLKISMLVVDEAHCISEWGHNFRPDYLKLPQYREQLAIPLVLLLTATATKKVKLDMAKRFAIEPTDIIQTGFYRQNLALSVLPVLEYAKNTVLIEQIRQQRGAGIVYVTLQKTAMEVAQLLQSANVNAVAYHAGLDDEVRGHILRDFMANKIDVVVATIAFGMGVDKANIRFVIHYDLPKSIENYSQEIGRAGRDGQSSQCITLANLDGINVVENFVYGDTPEPDSIAKLIELLKTTTIQGVWELQDNPLASETNIRLLPLKTLLVQLELKGVITAKYSYFADFKYKLLVEKQQLLNQFDPERQAFLVMILSYTQFKKVWGTLDFVQLLNEPNIERERVVNALDYLHQQQLIELETKKITHVYQVNQQALADPNLVNELIRYFNEKEQAEIKRIAALVRFFQLDKCLSANLARYFDDQQAPAQCNTCSVCLGSVATLAYSSHPELPNDDILIRYLHELKQLCKSKVNQPLSDKSYARFLAGITTPLFTRLKVRQLAGFASCESIRFADLVQKVSTLQLNEF
- a CDS encoding delta-class carbonic anhydrase, giving the protein MNGFHQVKLNPNNAGISIKFLGATSGPKYSAQQYLPLKAGWSVRPPCAKGISILATWYRSNVFKKEHAHGV
- a CDS encoding DMT family transporter encodes the protein MPVPLAYLAVVLIWSTTPLGIVWSSSSVSPTLAVLLRMLIALVLGAIIILLTKINLPWHRQARKLYYSSSIGIVGGMLLSYLAARYISSGMMSLMFGLTPIFSGLLAQKFLAEPKFSGIKKLALALCFVGLAIVCSDHIKLHQDSWIGLLLILTAVMFFSLSAVMVKSISLTIHPMATTVGALSVSTPIFLLAWWLFDGQLNVEHWQVKSIWAIIYLGIFGSLIGFLAYFHILQKLAASTVALITLLTPVLAMTLGAWLNNETITLKLIIGASCIMTGLAIYQFGDKWLKSNSV
- the nusA gene encoding transcription termination factor NusA — translated: MAKEILLVAEAVSNEKAVPKEKIFEALEFALATATKKKHDGDIDVRVCIDRKTGAYDTFRRWQIVEDREGGLENPYREITIEAAVYDDPNAKLGDFIEEQIESIKFDRITTQTAKQVIVQKVREAERALIVEAYQDQEGEMVTGVVKKASREAIVLDLGNNAEAVIYRDDMLPRENFRPGDRIRGLLYSVKPEARGAQLFVTRSKPEMLIELFRIEVPEIGEEMIEIRGAARDPGSRAKIAVKSNDKRIDPVGACVGMRGARVQAVSTELGGERIDIVLYDDNPAQFVINAMAPAEVASIVMDEDSRSMDIAVESDNLAQAIGRNGQNVRLASQLTGWELNVMTVDDMNKKNQEESGKAIKVFTEGLDIDEDFAQLLIDEGFSTLEEVAYVPTSEFLEIDGIDEDTVEELRARAKASLTTQALASEESLEGATPAADLLALEGLERHLAFVLASKGVVTLEDLAEQGIDELVDITELSSEKAGELIMAARNICWFGDE
- a CDS encoding delta-class carbonic anhydrase, translated to MNLCNIHFHNNAGHKAKYFSVFAR